The DNA region TCCGCGATGGGCTCACGGGCAACGCCGGTATCCATGGCGGCCTGGGCCACGGCCGCGGACACGTACTCGATAACGCGCGGATCGAGGGGCGTGGGGATGATGTAGTCGATGCCGAACTCCATGCTGTCTACGCCGTAGGCCTTTTTGACCTCGTCCGGCACCGGCTGCTTGGCCAGCTCGGCCAGGGCGTTGGCCGCGGCAACCTTCATCTCTTCGTTGATGGCCGAGGCGCGGACATCGAGAGCGCCGCGGAAGATGAAGGGGAAGCCCAGGACGTTGTTGACCTGGTTGGGGTAGTCCGAGCGGCCGGTGGCCATGATGGCGTCGGGCCGGGCTTCCTTGGCGTCCGGGTAGGAGATCTCGGGGTCCGGGTTGGCGCAGGCAAAGATGATGGGGTTCTCGCCCATGGAGGCGACCATTTCCTTGGTGAGCTGACCGGCCACGGACAGGCCCAGGAAGGCGTCGGCGCCCTTGATGACCTCGACCATGGTGCCGTGGTCCTTGTCCTGGGCAAAGTACTCTTTCTGGGGGTTCAGATCGGTGCGGCCTTTGTGGATGAGGCCGCGGGAGTCGTACATGAAGATATTGGAGCGTTTCACGCCGAGGGACTCGTAGAACCTGGTGCAGGCGATGGCGCCGGAGCCGGCGCCGGATACCACCAGCTTGACGTCCTCGGCCTTCTTGCCGGCGATCTCCAGGGCGTTGATGAGGCCGGCGCCGGAGATGATGGCGGTGCCGTGCTGGTCATCGTGGAACACGGGGATATCCATCTCTTTTTTGAGCGTATCCTCGATGTAGAAGCACTCGGGAGCCTTGATGTCTTCGAGGTTGATGCCGCCGAAACCGGGCTCCAGCAGCTTGACGAACTCGATGATCTTGTCCGGGTCCTTGGTGTCGATGTTCAGGTCGTAGCAGTCCACGTCGGCAAAGACCTTGAACAGGCAGCCTTTGCCCTCCATGACGGGCTTGCCGGCCGCAGGGCCGATGTTGCCCAGGCCGAGCACGGCGGTGCCGTTGGAAACCACGGCCACGAGGTTGCCTTTGTTCGTGTAGTCATAGGCGGTATGGGGATCTGCTGCGATGGTGCGGCACACCTCGGCAACGCCCGGCGTGTAGGCGAGGGAGAGATGCTTCTGCGTCTGGCACGGCTTGGCGGGCACAGTCTCGAGTTTACCCGGGTGGCCCTGGGAGTGGTAATCCAGGGCGTCCTGCTTCGTGAACAAGGCCATATCGATTTCCTCCACTGGAATCTTGAGTACGTGGGCAAGACGCTACGCAATTGTAAAGAGCGACACGGTAAGGCACACTGTTGGGGATTGCAAGAAAATCGGTTCCGTATAACACAGCACCCATGAACACGCTGCTTTGCAACCTCACGCGCTTCGGCGACCTGCTCCAAACCCAACCCGTCATACATGGTCTGGCCGAGCGTGGCGTGGGCGTGGGGCTGCTCTGCCTGGAAAACTTTGCGCCGGCCACCAGGCTGCTTTCCGATCTCGACTACGTCTGCGCCTTTCCCGGATCGCGGGTGCTCTCGCTGATGGACAAGGATTGGAAGGACGCGCTGGGGTTCCTGGATGAGTTCAAGACGTCGTTGCGGCAGGAGTTCCCCTTCGACGACGTCTTCAACCTCACGGCGACCATGCCCGTGCGGCTGCTCACGCGGTTCTTGTCCATGGGGCACGTGGAGGGCGGCCGCGGCTTTCTGCTGGACGACTTCGGCTTCTCGGTCAGCGACAACCCGTGGGTCTCCTTCCTGCTCGCCTCCTCCAAGCGACGCGGAGTCAGCCCTTTCAATCTGGTGGACCTGTTCTGGAAGGTCTCGGGCCTGCCGGATGCGCCGCGACGTTTCGCCCTGAAGTCGCCCGGACCCGAGGACACGCAGGCGGCAGCCGAGCTGCTGCGCCAGTCTGTGGAAGACTTCGGCACAATACCGGAATCCGACAACCGCTATGTGGCGCTGCAGATGGGCGCCAGCGTGGACCGCCGGCGTTGGCCTGTGCCTCATTTTGCCGAGCTCGCCGCCGCGCTGCACGCCGAGACCGGCCGCATCCCCGTGCTGCTGGGCGCCAAGGGCGAGGCCGCGCTCGGCGAGCGCTTCCAGAAGCTCTATGCGGACATGGCGCCGGGCGCGCCGTTGGTGAGCTGCATCGGCAAAACGAACCTGACCGAGCTCGCCGCCGTGCTCCTGGCGTGCGACCTGCTGGTAAGCAACGATACGGGCACCATGCACCTGGCCGCCGGGCTGGGCGTGCCTGTGGCCGCCGTGTTCCTGGCCACGGCCCAACCATGGGACACCGGACCGTACCGCGCCGGCAACGTTTGCCTGGAGCCGGCCATGGACTGCCACCCCTGCGCCTACGGCAGTGAATGCCCCCGCGACGAGGCCTGCCGCCGGGCCGTGGGACCTCGGCTGATGGCGGATCTGGTGCGCACGCGGCTGGAGACCGGCGCCTGGCCGGAGAACATGGCGCAATCCGGCGGAACGGCGCGCATCTGGGAGACGGTCTCGGACGATCATCACTTCATGGACCTGCGCTCCCTATCCGGCCACGACAGTGAGGACCGCACGCGGTGGCTGCGCATCCAGCGGGAAACATACCGCCATCTCTTTGACAACGGCGTGTTCGAGGCCGCCGATCTGGAGCGCATCAAAAAAAAGCTCGACGCGCACAATGCGGCCACGCTCTCGCCGGGAAACCTCGCCCAGCTCCAGGCCGAGCTGACCCAGGCCGCGCAGCTTTTCATGCTGCTCACGCAGCAGGGCCGCGCCCTGGCCAGTGCGCCCATCGAATCGCTGAAAGGCAAGTTTCTCGCGACGTTCCAGCGCATCCAGCACCTTCTGGAGTCCAGCGAGCACCTCAGCGTGCTCGGCTATCTCTTCGCCTCCAACTCCCAGGAGGCAGGCCGGGATCTGGACTCCATTCTCGCCCTTACCGCACGGTACGCCGCCTGTGTGGACGCCTTGACCCGAATCGTACACTCCTGATCGCGCATGTGTTTGGCATGGTTCTTGGAAAAGACCAGTCGTGCGCATACCCCGCGCAGTTTTTGCCGGCCGCCCATGCAGCCGGCGCCGAATACCATACGCAAACACACGGAGCGTGCATCATGATTGTCATTGACGGCCAGAACACCGGTCTCACCGTGAGCAACTACGAGAACCTCGAAGATCTGCTTGTGAAGATGATGGAATCTGAGAACCTCGAAAGCCGCGTTGTGACCGACGTGCTTGTGGACGACGAGGCGTTCAGCGAGATCTACCCGCACCAGGCCGAGGATATCGAGACCTCGTCCATCCAGAAGGTGGAGATCAAGTCCGTCTCCGTCACCGACATGGCCGTTTCCATCACCACGGAGCTGGAAACGGTCGTACAGATCATGTCCCAGGGCGGCCGCAAGGTGGCCGAACTCTTCCGCCAGGCCGACGACGCCGAGGCACTTGAGCTGTTCCAGGATCTTCTGGACGTGACCCAGAACTTCATGCGCATGATCGCCGTGCTGCGCGAGGAGTTCGACATGTCCAAGAGCACCGAATTCAACGCCGCTTCCCAGGAAATTTCCGGCGTGCTCACCGAAATTTCCGAGGTCCTGGAGAACGAGGACTGGATTCTGCTGGCCGACCTGCTTGAGTTCGAGTTCATCCCCAGCGTGGAGAAGTGGGACCGAGTCATCTCCCTGCTGCGCCAGGACATTTCGGAGTAGCCCATGGCCCGCGCCGAAGCCGAAGCCTTGCTGGACCGCGCCCTCGACGTGGCCAATCGCGAGCTTGCCCTGCTTGAAGAGGGGGAGGTGGACGAGGCGGCCGTCCTGGCCGAGGATCGGAGCAAGCTCATTGAACGCGCCTGGAACTCCGGCACGCTGGACGAGCTCAAGCCATTGCGCGACAAGCTGGTGCAGCTGCAGTCTATGCAAAACCGCCTGACCGACGAGGCGCGCAAGCTCCATGCCCGGATCAAGGAGGAGCTCAAACGCTCCCGGCAGGAGACAAAACGCCATGCGGGCTACGGCAGCGCCATGAGAACGGCCCCGCTCATTACGAGCGCGCTCTCCAGACGCGGCTAGACAGCCATTGTTCGAGCGGATCGGCGCTTGCACGCCGCCGGTCCGCTCCTCTTTTTTGTGCCGGGGGGAGCGCCACACGTTCTGCCCGGCTGTCTCCGACCATTCCCCGCGCCCGACGATGCGGCTCCGCCCGGAGCCGGGCCATCTTTCTTTCGCTTCTCTTTGCAATTGCCTTTCCGAGGCGCTACCGTGGTGAGATGTTCAACATTCCATCAAGGAGTATTCCTCGTGAAAGAGATTAGCGTACGCCGCCTGGAAGGCATGAAGTTGGAAGCCGTTGTGAACGGCCACACCCTGCGCACCGACCTGCCACCGGAAAAAGGCGGCGAAGGGTCCGAACCCAGCCCCACCGACCTGCTGCTGGCCGCGGTGGCCACCTGCAGCAACTACTTTGCACTCATGTACTTTGCTGCGCGTGAGATGGATGCGGAAGGGTTGTCCATCGGCATAGAGTATGAGACCGACGAGAAGACGAACGAGATCACGAAGATCACCACGCTGATCACCGTGCCGGAAGGCTTCCCGGAGAAGCAACGTGCGCCGCTGGAGCGGGCCATCCACGCCTGCCACGTGAAAAAGCATCTCAAGGAAAGCATCGAGCTGGATGCTGCGTTCGTCAACTGATCGCAGTCATACAGCACCCTATCGTTTCCATATATTCAGAGGGCTAGATAATACATCGCAGGAGAACAGCGATTGCGGTTACTCTTCGATGAACTGTGTGCGCTGGTTCCAGCGCACCGGTCGCGCATCGAGGTCCACACCGCCCCACCAGCGATTCGGCGAGTTATTCTGGAGCCAGTCCGCCCGCTCCTCCAGGAGTGCGCGTCCGTACTCCGTGAGCGAGACTGGCTCCCACTCGCCGGCGTATCCCGCGAGCGCAGGCTCCGGCGCCTCGGCCAGACGACGCACCACCGGCCAAAACAGAGCGTCGCCCCAGAAAGGCTGCCAGTCGGCCCCATTGAGTATCCGGCGAAACGCCTCGGCCGGCGTTCCAGCACCGTCCTGCAAGGACTGGAGAATCAGCCGCTCGGTCAGAGACAGGCCCGAGCCTGTCCAGGGCAGCTCCTCCAGGTGCCGCCGCAATGCCAGAGCGAGGTACGGCAGCGGTAGATTCTCGTCCCTGGCCAGCTCAAGCACGGCCTGCGGGTCATCCCCGGAGTAGATGCGCCAGGCTCGGACGGCGCATTCCAGCTGCTGCGGCGTGACGGGCACGGCCGTTTCCTCCAGACCGGCCAGCTCCTGCGGCGTAAGCTGCCCCAGGCCGCGGAACCCCTCCCGCTCCAGAAACGCATCCGGCCGGACCATGCGCAAATCACCCGGCATGGCAGCCTTCTCCTGCATCCAGGAAAGCGCGCGGATCAGCAGCGCCTGATCGTAGAGATCGTGCTCGAACCAGAGGATGGCGGCGTCGTACTCCCCTGCCCTGCCGAGGCCTTCGTACTCTGCCCGGAGCCTTGCGTGCAGGGCGCCGCGTTCGCCGGCCCCAACCGTATCGGCAAGGTACGCGACCCGGCTTTCAAGGTACGCATCGAAATCCACACCACCGGGAACCGGCCCCTGGCAGATGGGGTCGGAGAACTCCAGGAAGTCTCCGCCCAGGCCGGCGATGGCCTCCCGAATGTCGCTGCCGCAACGGATGTGCAGAGCCCGCGGCATAAGAGCCTCCGCTCGAATCGGCGGCATCCGGACTCCGGTTTGCTAGCCCAGGAATCCCTTGATGCCGGTGAAAGTGATCTGCGCCGAAAGCGCCGCGAGGATGAGCCCCGTGAGCTTGGTGAGGATGGAGATGCCGTAGCGGCCCAGCAGCTTCTCGATGGCCGTGGCCACATAGAGGATGACCCCCACGCAGAGCACAGCCGCGATCAAGGCGCCGCTGCCCACGAGCAGTTCGCCCATGGTCTGTTCCTTGGCGCCGAAGATGAGCAGCGCGCCCACCGTGGCCGGCCCCACCGTGATGGGAATGGCCAGCGGCACCACGCTCATGTCGCCGCCCTCCACCTGGTCGCCCGGAGCCGCGGCCTTGCCCGAGACCAGGGCCACGGCGTTGAGAAACAGCAGGCTGCCCGCGCCGATGCGGAAGGCGTCCAGCGTGATGCCGAAAACGTCGAAGATGACGCCGCCGAAGTAAAAGAGCACGAGCGTGGTGATGAGCACGGCAATGGTCACCCGCACGGCAATCTGCCGCCGCCGCGCCGGCGTGTCGTCCCGCGTCAGGGAGAGGAACACCGTGAGCACGAAGAACGGCGTGAGCAGAACGAAGAACTTGATGAATATATTGAAAAAAGCGGGCACCCGGAGCTCCTTGGGTTGCGCTGGTGAATGACTGTGCGTCCCTGTCGAGCCGTCCTCGATAATCGCTCCGCCCCCATCATGCAAGGGGTGTGATCATAGGATCATCAGGCAAGGCTCATCGCGACACCATCTGGTTGATGAAGCTGTTGGCCTCGTCGATGGCGCGCTCCATCTCGCGGATCAAGGAGTCCACGTCGCGCTGGACCACGTCGAGCTCGCTCTGCAAAGAGGCTATGGCCTGGGCGTTGAGATTGTGTTTGAGGAAGAGCACCTGATCGCGCAGTGTCCGGAGCACCGGCTGCATGGAGGCCTCGGCCCGGCGCATGGCGCGGATGAGCTGGTCGTACCTGGCTCTGGTTTCCCGCAGTTTGCTTGCGCTGCGGCTGCGGAGTTCGGCGCTGGTATACTGGTCCAGCTCGCCTTCCCATTCGGCGAACAGCGCCTCGGCCACATTCTCCACGCTGTTGATGCGCTTGGTTACGTCGTCTGCGCGGCCCTCCACCCTTTCCAGCGTGGCGCGCAACGTCTCGTAGCGCTGCTCCAGCTCGCCGCCGTGGAAGGCGACTACGCTGCGGAACTGCTCCAGCGCGTCGGCGAACTCCTGCTTGGCCTCCTCCTGGGAGTCGCGAGCCGACTCCACGCGATCCACAAGGATCTCCCGCTTGTGCACGCCGAACTGCTCCATGGCGTCGTAGTAGACGCTCTGGCAACCTGCTACACACGAAAGGACGAGGAGAATAACGAGGATACGCCACGAAGGGCCGTCATATCGAAGAGCTGGAACAGTTCGCTGCAGCATGGATGCTCCGGGAGGTCTGGTGTGGTGGGACGGCGCGGCCGGCCTCGGGTGCCGGCGATTACGCGCATACCTATTCCTCAGCATAGCCCACGCCGCGGGTTGTTGTGAAGCCCGGCCGGTGTTTCCTTGTCTGTCCATTGCGTTTGCTGTGAACGCAAACGAGGCACTATCATCTTCATAACGTCATGCACGGGCCTGCACGGCAACTCGGCCTTTGGTGTTCTCTGATTATCTTTTTTATATGTTGGATAATATCCGGCAGAGGCAAACCGCCTTCCCATAAATAAGAGCCCGGACACGGCGCCGGGCTCATTGCGTTTCATTCTTAAAAATATGTTGCGGTCTACTTGATATAATACCCGGATACCCGCCATGTGCCACCATCGGTAAGCATGGGCGTCACCGTCTCCACGGAGTTCTTCTTGTTGGCGAACACGGTGCGGAACTGGATGATGACGTAATGGCCGTCCGGCGCGCCCGGCAGCTCGGTCGCGTACCGGGTTGTCTCCACGGTGCGTTCCGCCACTGGCCCCAGGGGTTCGCGCACAGCCTGGGCGGCGTTGGTCCAGTCGTTTTTCTGCACCCTGTCTTTGAACATGGGCGCGGCCTGGTCCCAGCTCTCTTCGTATGCGCCGCTGTCCACCAGCTTGAGCCATGCCTCGGCTGCCGGCACGGCCTTCGCAGTGGCCTTCTCCGCTGTCATCTCGTCCGTATCCGCCGCCACAGCATATTGCGGAAATGCAGCCAACATTAACAATATCGCAACAGTAAACGCAATTGCAACACTTCTCATGCAAGCCCCCCAGGTAGTACATTCCATGAATAACTGTATCGTGTTATTCTATCCTTCCATTTCCTGTACGTCGTCTTTTGCATACACCATCACCACCATTGCGGCAATATCGCCGCAACATATTCGTGCCTCCCATCCCCTATCCATCGGGGCCCGGAGCTGAACCAATAGAGCCGGCCACTGAATCGCGGGCCTGGGGGGGCGCGCTATAGACCAAAGAACTGAGGATGGAGTCTTTCTGCGTGTGGGGATCAGGGCGCAAGGCAGCCTCTGCACCGGTTTGACTGGAGCTGCTGCGTTCTCCCCAAAGGAAGAATTCCGGCCGCGGCGACTCTGCCCAGAGCGCACGCACGCCGTCGGACACCCGGTGCTCGTCGTACCGGGTCCGGTACCGATCAATTTCAGAAAGTGTCAGGAGAATCCGACACGGTATTCTGCCGGTTGACCGTATCGCTTTGGGAAGGCGGACCCGGCTTGGCGTTCCTCCACGGGCTTGTCTGGCGGAACGCATACCGGTGGGCCTCCCTGGCACGGCTCGAATGGGCGCCTCGACACCCGTTGGCCACGCCGGCTGTTGCACACAGCATCAGAGCTGTGGTTGCGCATAGGACGACGATTCGCATGGCCGCCTCCTTGCCGAATGGTTTGGCAATGCGCTCGCGTTTTCGCGCTTCCTTACACAGCAGGCGGCAGAAAAATGCATCGAGGAAAAATCAGGGAGTGGTTCGGTCATGCCCGTGTGAGAAATCCGCCAGAGCTCTCTTTCCGCAAACTGCCGCTGGTCTGGATGCGCCTCTGCATCGACGGACACTGCACGCGCCCTGGCCATCCTTTGACTCGGCTCCCAAATATGGTACCCCATAACCATAGACAAACATCTTCCATTGGAGCCGACAATGCCTGCGACTATCTATGGAAAGTCTGGTTGACCGTACACCTCCAATGCCCGTGAGGCGTACCCCGGCCATGCATACCTCGACGTGAAGCAGAAGAAGGACGCGCTGGAGAAAATGCTCAAGCTCTCCGGCGGAAAGCGGAAGGTGCCGGTCATCGTTGCGGACGACGGCGCCGTGACCGTCGGCTACGGCGGGTCCTGAGGCGTGTAGCCGCCGGCCAGGTTGGTCGGCCCTTCACAAAAACCGATTGAACACGCCGGACCGGATCTTTCCGGGCTGGCTATGCGGATATGCGCGCCGCCCTTTCGGGCTGCAACGCACTGTTGCGTCCTCTTTTCCGCCTTGCGCAAAAAGGCCGGCGGCTGGTCTTGATGCGAAAAACCGGCTACATCGTTGCTGCCCGCAGTATATGGCGCCCTGCTCCGGATGCGCGTGGCCACAACGTCCTGTCCGGCGGCGTCCTCCATACACACTGCGCGGCAAAGGCAGCCATGTCCGTCACCATCATTATCCCGGCGTTCAATCTCTGGGCGTACACCCGCGCCTGCCTGGAAAGCCTGGCAAGTTGCGCCCGTGGCAGCTCGTTCCGCGTTGTGGTTGTGGACAACGGTTCCACCGACGAAACGCCCAAGGCGTGTCCGAGCCTGGGGAAGTCGCTTTTTCCCGGCGCGTTCGAGTACCGCCGGCTGGAGCAGAACCAGGGCTTTGCCCGCGGCTGCAATACCGGCGCGCAGGGCGCGGACACAGCGTATCTGCTCTTCCTGAACAACGACGTCACCGCCACGCCGGGCTGGCTCGAAATTCTTCTGCAGGCAATGCAGCGCCAGACAGGCGTACACGCGGCATCGCCCCTGCTCCTCTTTCCGGAAACGCATCGCGTGCAGCACGCCGGCGTTGCGTTCGACCCCAACCTCCATCCCGTGCACTGCTTCAGCCAGTTCCCCGGCAACCACAAGGCGCTCCGTAGCGTCCGGGGGTTGCAGGCGCTCAGCGCCGCCGCGCTGCTCGTGCGCAAGCAGGCGTTCGAGGCAGCGGGCGGATTCTGCCAGGAGTTCATCAACGGCAGCGAGGACCTCGACCTCTCGTGCATGCTCCGCCGCAATGGGGGGCGGCTGGCGCTTGTCCCCTCCAGCGTGCTGCATCACGCCACAAGCATGACGCCCGGACGGTACGACCACACGGCGCACAACGCGACCGTGCTGAACCGCCGGGCCCGCGGCTGCTTCGTGCCGGACCTTCACCGCCTCGCGGCCCGCGCCGGATACGGCCTGGCGCTGACGGCCTGGCTGGAGCCCTACATGGTGCGCCCCCACAACTCCGCACCCGATTGCCCTACGGACGACATCGCGGCCTTGAGCAAGGCGCTGCAGGAGGAGCCGCTCTGGGAGAAGGGCTATGCGGCTATGCTGGAGCTGCTGGCCCACGATCCGGCCGCGGCGCTGCCCTGGGCCGAAGTCCGCGCTGCCCTCTGCCCCAGCCGGCACGCCTACGAGCAGACGCTGCGGCTGGCCGTGGCGGTTGAGGATACCGCAGCTGTGAACAGATGGAAGCAGTCCCTGGCCAGGGTCATCGCTTCCATCAATAAGAAAGACGAACTGATCGAGCTAGCGCAGACCAGCCTGGAGTGGTCCCGGCAGGAAGAGCTTGAATATATTGTAAATATGTACTCGGCGTGGCTGGACGCGCATGGCGGCGGACATAGGGCTTGAGCCTGCCCGCCGCGGACGGACGATACGCCGTTCGATATGCGGGCTGGTTGCGATCTCGTCAGCCAGTATTGCGGTAATAACGAACATGACAGAGGGCGCCCCCTGCTCGGCAGGCGCCCTTTCCGATATCAGCGTTACCGGCCTCGGCCCGAAAGCTTTGGGCAGACGACCATCTACTCCAGCAGCCCGCTGAAGGTGTCGTGGTGCTCCTCCTCTTCCGCAAGGATTTTGCGGAAGAGCTGCGCCGTTACGATGTCGCCCTCGTCCTTGGCCTTGTCGATTATCTTGCGGTAGAGCTCGATGGCCTCAACCTCGAGTCCTGTGTTGATCTCCAGCATATCCCTCAATGTTTCGCCGACGGTGATGGGCGAAGGCTTCGTGGTGGGCTTGCCGCCGAGATAGACCAGGCGCTCGGCAATATCCTCGGCGTGCTTCATCTCCACGATCGCGATCTTCTTGATCTCATCCTTGACGGCAAAGCCCTGAATGCCCGTCATCTGCACATGCTGCCACATGTAGGAGACGGATACGGATATCTCCCGGGCAATGGCGTCGTTCAGCATGTCCAGAAGCTCTTTCGATACCTTGGGTGGCACAGCCATGGTCAATCCTCCTTGATGATCATTGCGGTTCATTGGCCTGCACGCAACGAATCGAGCGCTGACGTCGAAGCCAGCCGAACCCCGGAACCGTCCACTATCCCACGTTACTCTGTATAAACCCGCATGGATGGACATCTCCTTTTCGGCCAACGCCGGCAGGAAACAGACTGTATGGTGGTTGCGGATAAACGCCACCAAAGCGCTGGTTTCCGCAAGCATACGATCTCTA from Oceanidesulfovibrio marinus includes:
- a CDS encoding malic enzyme-like NAD(P)-binding protein, translating into MALFTKQDALDYHSQGHPGKLETVPAKPCQTQKHLSLAYTPGVAEVCRTIAADPHTAYDYTNKGNLVAVVSNGTAVLGLGNIGPAAGKPVMEGKGCLFKVFADVDCYDLNIDTKDPDKIIEFVKLLEPGFGGINLEDIKAPECFYIEDTLKKEMDIPVFHDDQHGTAIISGAGLINALEIAGKKAEDVKLVVSGAGSGAIACTRFYESLGVKRSNIFMYDSRGLIHKGRTDLNPQKEYFAQDKDHGTMVEVIKGADAFLGLSVAGQLTKEMVASMGENPIIFACANPDPEISYPDAKEARPDAIMATGRSDYPNQVNNVLGFPFIFRGALDVRASAINEEMKVAAANALAELAKQPVPDEVKKAYGVDSMEFGIDYIIPTPLDPRVIEYVSAAVAQAAMDTGVAREPIADMDGYRAALKDRFNKGRERMSAFVDSYKLGF
- a CDS encoding glycosyltransferase family 9 protein, with translation MNTLLCNLTRFGDLLQTQPVIHGLAERGVGVGLLCLENFAPATRLLSDLDYVCAFPGSRVLSLMDKDWKDALGFLDEFKTSLRQEFPFDDVFNLTATMPVRLLTRFLSMGHVEGGRGFLLDDFGFSVSDNPWVSFLLASSKRRGVSPFNLVDLFWKVSGLPDAPRRFALKSPGPEDTQAAAELLRQSVEDFGTIPESDNRYVALQMGASVDRRRWPVPHFAELAAALHAETGRIPVLLGAKGEAALGERFQKLYADMAPGAPLVSCIGKTNLTELAAVLLACDLLVSNDTGTMHLAAGLGVPVAAVFLATAQPWDTGPYRAGNVCLEPAMDCHPCAYGSECPRDEACRRAVGPRLMADLVRTRLETGAWPENMAQSGGTARIWETVSDDHHFMDLRSLSGHDSEDRTRWLRIQRETYRHLFDNGVFEAADLERIKKKLDAHNAATLSPGNLAQLQAELTQAAQLFMLLTQQGRALASAPIESLKGKFLATFQRIQHLLESSEHLSVLGYLFASNSQEAGRDLDSILALTARYAACVDALTRIVHS
- a CDS encoding OsmC family protein; translation: MKEISVRRLEGMKLEAVVNGHTLRTDLPPEKGGEGSEPSPTDLLLAAVATCSNYFALMYFAAREMDAEGLSIGIEYETDEKTNEITKITTLITVPEGFPEKQRAPLERAIHACHVKKHLKESIELDAAFVN
- a CDS encoding DUF1835 domain-containing protein codes for the protein MPRALHIRCGSDIREAIAGLGGDFLEFSDPICQGPVPGGVDFDAYLESRVAYLADTVGAGERGALHARLRAEYEGLGRAGEYDAAILWFEHDLYDQALLIRALSWMQEKAAMPGDLRMVRPDAFLEREGFRGLGQLTPQELAGLEETAVPVTPQQLECAVRAWRIYSGDDPQAVLELARDENLPLPYLALALRRHLEELPWTGSGLSLTERLILQSLQDGAGTPAEAFRRILNGADWQPFWGDALFWPVVRRLAEAPEPALAGYAGEWEPVSLTEYGRALLEERADWLQNNSPNRWWGGVDLDARPVRWNQRTQFIEE
- a CDS encoding MarC family protein, with the translated sequence MPAFFNIFIKFFVLLTPFFVLTVFLSLTRDDTPARRRQIAVRVTIAVLITTLVLFYFGGVIFDVFGITLDAFRIGAGSLLFLNAVALVSGKAAAPGDQVEGGDMSVVPLAIPITVGPATVGALLIFGAKEQTMGELLVGSGALIAAVLCVGVILYVATAIEKLLGRYGISILTKLTGLILAALSAQITFTGIKGFLG
- a CDS encoding DUF2959 domain-containing protein produces the protein MLQRTVPALRYDGPSWRILVILLVLSCVAGCQSVYYDAMEQFGVHKREILVDRVESARDSQEEAKQEFADALEQFRSVVAFHGGELEQRYETLRATLERVEGRADDVTKRINSVENVAEALFAEWEGELDQYTSAELRSRSASKLRETRARYDQLIRAMRRAEASMQPVLRTLRDQVLFLKHNLNAQAIASLQSELDVVQRDVDSLIREMERAIDEANSFINQMVSR
- a CDS encoding DUF4019 domain-containing protein, translated to MTAEKATAKAVPAAEAWLKLVDSGAYEESWDQAAPMFKDRVQKNDWTNAAQAVREPLGPVAERTVETTRYATELPGAPDGHYVIIQFRTVFANKKNSVETVTPMLTDGGTWRVSGYYIK
- a CDS encoding glycosyltransferase family 2 protein, encoding MSVTIIIPAFNLWAYTRACLESLASCARGSSFRVVVVDNGSTDETPKACPSLGKSLFPGAFEYRRLEQNQGFARGCNTGAQGADTAYLLFLNNDVTATPGWLEILLQAMQRQTGVHAASPLLLFPETHRVQHAGVAFDPNLHPVHCFSQFPGNHKALRSVRGLQALSAAALLVRKQAFEAAGGFCQEFINGSEDLDLSCMLRRNGGRLALVPSSVLHHATSMTPGRYDHTAHNATVLNRRARGCFVPDLHRLAARAGYGLALTAWLEPYMVRPHNSAPDCPTDDIAALSKALQEEPLWEKGYAAMLELLAHDPAAALPWAEVRAALCPSRHAYEQTLRLAVAVEDTAAVNRWKQSLARVIASINKKDELIELAQTSLEWSRQEELEYIVNMYSAWLDAHGGGHRA
- a CDS encoding ferritin-like domain-containing protein, translated to MAVPPKVSKELLDMLNDAIAREISVSVSYMWQHVQMTGIQGFAVKDEIKKIAIVEMKHAEDIAERLVYLGGKPTTKPSPITVGETLRDMLEINTGLEVEAIELYRKIIDKAKDEGDIVTAQLFRKILAEEEEHHDTFSGLLE